The following proteins come from a genomic window of Diprion similis isolate iyDipSimi1 chromosome 8, iyDipSimi1.1, whole genome shotgun sequence:
- the LOC124409326 gene encoding uncharacterized protein LOC124409326 has product MASSDTGGVKPFGIARRMAREHERLIGMTDEERAWRNQYLKDQILHHDEPVISDAQVFRQNLNPIRRFYRAPLDKFEDMLVKPLGSTWALRVRFMTGKIIMGVFFTYATYYYFKYNQNTWMRKGGWRVIHSRKPVLPGDPGYPQVSDRTKPSDYASRGFKDSPI; this is encoded by the exons ATGGCGTCGTCAGATACTGGTGGTGTGAAGCCGTTCGGTATTGCGAGGCGTATGGCACGTGAACACGAACGTCTGATTGGTATGACTGACGAGGAAAGAGCATGGAGAAATCAGTATCTAAAAGATCAAATCTTGCACCATGATGAGCCGGTCATAAGCGACGCTCAAGTGTTCAGACAAAATTTGAACCCGATAAGAAGATTTTATAGAGCACCTCTCGACAAATTCGAGGATATGCTTGTCAAACCGTTG GGTTCCACATGGGCACTGAGAGTACGTTTTATGACTGGAAAAATTATCATGGGAGTTTTCTTCACATATGCCACATATTactatttcaaatataatcaAAAT ACCTGGATGCGCAAAGGTGGCTGGAGAGTAATTCATTCTAGAAAACCTGTACTACCTGGAGACCCAGGGTACCCTCAAGTCTCAGATCGTACGAAACCCAGTGACTATGCTAGTCGTGGATTTAAAGATTCCccgatataa
- the LOC124409320 gene encoding LMBR1 domain-containing protein 2 homolog isoform X2 — translation MSLRLLLSEVIFAFCLAATLLYRYGNVYRHHIIVTIAVLIAWYFSLLIIFVLPLDVSSTVYRQCCEQNNLTATAFGGNVTIAPPLCREPWSNVPDNVYPNLWRVVYWTSQCLTWLILPLMQSYIKAGDFTVRGKLKSALIDNAIYYGSYLFICGILLIYIALKPGLDLDGQKLKAIASSASNTWGLFLLVLLLGYALVEVPRGLWNASKPGYTLHYSYFKAAKLSLDKCEAEETVDDVLEALQAASVAIGVGHPFHRNLETIFQKVPAELKDRMNRRQLPDDTPTDSPSEKALIRLHKHTIKSLQTLQRTETQWGILIEKIFHLEDIAKNQASHDRRFKSTFPVVRPLPLRFVYNPTVEWYWKCVIKSYAQKLAAFAAGALSVAVVWSEVTFFNKSPVLSLFAQFVNLAKVEYDYFTIEILSTLIIAYLCYCAYSTVLKIRVLNLYYLAPHHQTNEYSLIFSGMMLCRLTPPMCLNFLGLIHMDSHIITTHILETHYTQVMGHMDVISIISDGFNVYFPMAILAFCLATYFSLGSRLLSMLGFQQFLGDDELTTDLVEEGRELIKRERRKRQRTEDSMSRRLRPLRRDESTESARAGLLRDVESTDYYVGESDRYTPSNHYDHGYQAEIYHDLSSDNLTTYTTNSNRVGPPPRGLFDDI, via the exons ATGAGCCTTAGGCTGCTTTTGTCCGAGGTGATATTTGCCTTCTGCTTAGCAGCAACATTACTCTATAGATATGGAAACGTGTACAGACATCACATCATCGTTACCATAGCTGTTCTCATCGCTTGGTACTTTTCtctattaattatatttgtacTGCCGCTGGACGTTTCGTCA ACAGTTTACAGACAATGCTGTGAGCAAAATAACCTGACTGCAACCGCCTTCGGTGGAAATGTGACAATTGCACCTCCGTTGTGTCGAGAGCCATGGTCTAACGTGCCTGACAATGTTTATCCAAACTTGTGGAGGGTTGTGTACTGGACTTCTCAATGTTTGACATGGCTGATTCTTCCACTGATGCAATCCTACATCAAGGCAGGAGATTTTACTGTCAGAGGAAAGTTAAAATCTGCATTGATTGACAACGCTATTTATTATGGAAGTTATCTATTTATCTGCGGTATATTGTTGATATACATTGCATTGAAACCTGGCTTGGATCTTGATGG tcaaaaattgaaagctATAGCATCATCTGCCTCAAACACTTGGGGCTTATTTCTCCTTGTACTATTATTGGGTTACGCTCTTGTCGAAGTACCCCGTGGATTATGGAATGCCAGCAAACCTGGGTACACCTTACATTATAGCTATTTTAAAGCAGCTAAGCTTAGCCTGGATAAATGTGAAGCTGAAGAAACAGTGGATGATGTTCTTGAG GCCTTACAAGCAGCATCGGTAGCTATTGGAGTTGGTCATCCATTCCATCGTAATTTGGAAACTATATTTCAAAAAGTGCCTGCTGAATTAAAAGATAGAATGAATAGAAGGCAATTACCTGACGACACTCCTACTGATTCACCTTCAGAAAAAGCTCTCATCCGTCTCCATAAACAT ACTATTAAATCTCTACAAACTCTACAACGAACGGAAACACAATGGGGaattttaatcgaaaaaatatttcatctggAGGATATTGCCAAGAATCAAGCTAGCCATGACAGAAGATTCAAGTCAACATTCCCCGTTGTCCGTCCATTACCGCTGCGATTCGTTTACAACCCTACTGTTG AATGGTATTGGAAATGTGTAATCAAAAGTTACGCTCAAAAGCTCGCTGCCTTTGCTGCTGGAGCTCTATCTGTTGCTGTTGTCTGGTCAGaagtaacatttttcaataaatcgcCAGTTCTATCTTTGTTTGCGCAATTTGTGAATTTGGCAAAAGTTGAATatgattattttacaattgag ATTCTGTCGACCTTAATTATAGCCTACCTTTGCTATTGTGCTTATTCGACTGTACTAAAGATTCGTGTATTAAATTTGTACTATCTGGCTCCACATCATCAAACAAATGAGTACAGTTTAATATTCAGTGGGATGATGCTCTGTCGGCTTACGCCACCGATGTGTCTCAATTTCTTGGGTCTAATTCACATGGACTCACACATCATTACAACGCATATTTTGGAAACACATTACACGCAG GTAATGGGTCACATGGATGTTATATCGATTATCTCAGATGGTTTCAACGTGTACTTTCCAATGGCAATATTAGCCTTCTGTTTGGCAACGTACTTTAGTCTTGGAAGTAGATTACTCTCGATGCTtgggtttcaacaattccTTGGCGATGATGAGTTAACAACTGATCTCGTTGAAGAAGGTCGTGAACTGATCAAACGAG aGCGACGTAAGCGCCAGCGCACCGAGGACTCGATGAGTCGTAGAC TGAGACCTTTGCGACGAGATGAGTCTACAGAGTCTGCAAGAGCTGGGCTTTTGCGCGATGTTGAGTCTACAGACTATTATGTTGGTGAAAGTGATCGCTACACACCGAGTAACCATTATGATCATGGATACCAAGCGGAGATTTACCACGATTTGAGTTCCGATAATCTAACCACTTATACTACGAATAGTAATCGTGTTGGACCTCCTCCAAGAGGTTTATTTGACGACATTTAA
- the LOC124409320 gene encoding LMBR1 domain-containing protein 2 homolog isoform X1 encodes MSLRLLLSEVIFAFCLAATLLYRYGNVYRHHIIVTIAVLIAWYFSLLIIFVLPLDVSSTVYRQCCEQNNLTATAFGGNVTIAPPLCREPWSNVPDNVYPNLWRVVYWTSQCLTWLILPLMQSYIKAGDFTVRGKLKSALIDNAIYYGSYLFICGILLIYIALKPGLDLDGQKLKAIASSASNTWGLFLLVLLLGYALVEVPRGLWNASKPGYTLHYSYFKAAKLSLDKCEAEETVDDVLEALQAASVAIGVGHPFHRNLETIFQKVPAELKDRMNRRQLPDDTPTDSPSEKALIRLHKHTIKSLQTLQRTETQWGILIEKIFHLEDIAKNQASHDRRFKSTFPVVRPLPLRFVYNPTVEWYWKCVIKSYAQKLAAFAAGALSVAVVWSEVTFFNKSPVLSLFAQFVNLAKVEYDYFTIEILSTLIIAYLCYCAYSTVLKIRVLNLYYLAPHHQTNEYSLIFSGMMLCRLTPPMCLNFLGLIHMDSHIITTHILETHYTQVMGHMDVISIISDGFNVYFPMAILAFCLATYFSLGSRLLSMLGFQQFLGDDELTTDLVEEGRELIKRERRKRQRTEDSMSRRREFQERFNNLGTASRYRTARQSTDTVRPLRRDESTESARAGLLRDVESTDYYVGESDRYTPSNHYDHGYQAEIYHDLSSDNLTTYTTNSNRVGPPPRGLFDDI; translated from the exons ATGAGCCTTAGGCTGCTTTTGTCCGAGGTGATATTTGCCTTCTGCTTAGCAGCAACATTACTCTATAGATATGGAAACGTGTACAGACATCACATCATCGTTACCATAGCTGTTCTCATCGCTTGGTACTTTTCtctattaattatatttgtacTGCCGCTGGACGTTTCGTCA ACAGTTTACAGACAATGCTGTGAGCAAAATAACCTGACTGCAACCGCCTTCGGTGGAAATGTGACAATTGCACCTCCGTTGTGTCGAGAGCCATGGTCTAACGTGCCTGACAATGTTTATCCAAACTTGTGGAGGGTTGTGTACTGGACTTCTCAATGTTTGACATGGCTGATTCTTCCACTGATGCAATCCTACATCAAGGCAGGAGATTTTACTGTCAGAGGAAAGTTAAAATCTGCATTGATTGACAACGCTATTTATTATGGAAGTTATCTATTTATCTGCGGTATATTGTTGATATACATTGCATTGAAACCTGGCTTGGATCTTGATGG tcaaaaattgaaagctATAGCATCATCTGCCTCAAACACTTGGGGCTTATTTCTCCTTGTACTATTATTGGGTTACGCTCTTGTCGAAGTACCCCGTGGATTATGGAATGCCAGCAAACCTGGGTACACCTTACATTATAGCTATTTTAAAGCAGCTAAGCTTAGCCTGGATAAATGTGAAGCTGAAGAAACAGTGGATGATGTTCTTGAG GCCTTACAAGCAGCATCGGTAGCTATTGGAGTTGGTCATCCATTCCATCGTAATTTGGAAACTATATTTCAAAAAGTGCCTGCTGAATTAAAAGATAGAATGAATAGAAGGCAATTACCTGACGACACTCCTACTGATTCACCTTCAGAAAAAGCTCTCATCCGTCTCCATAAACAT ACTATTAAATCTCTACAAACTCTACAACGAACGGAAACACAATGGGGaattttaatcgaaaaaatatttcatctggAGGATATTGCCAAGAATCAAGCTAGCCATGACAGAAGATTCAAGTCAACATTCCCCGTTGTCCGTCCATTACCGCTGCGATTCGTTTACAACCCTACTGTTG AATGGTATTGGAAATGTGTAATCAAAAGTTACGCTCAAAAGCTCGCTGCCTTTGCTGCTGGAGCTCTATCTGTTGCTGTTGTCTGGTCAGaagtaacatttttcaataaatcgcCAGTTCTATCTTTGTTTGCGCAATTTGTGAATTTGGCAAAAGTTGAATatgattattttacaattgag ATTCTGTCGACCTTAATTATAGCCTACCTTTGCTATTGTGCTTATTCGACTGTACTAAAGATTCGTGTATTAAATTTGTACTATCTGGCTCCACATCATCAAACAAATGAGTACAGTTTAATATTCAGTGGGATGATGCTCTGTCGGCTTACGCCACCGATGTGTCTCAATTTCTTGGGTCTAATTCACATGGACTCACACATCATTACAACGCATATTTTGGAAACACATTACACGCAG GTAATGGGTCACATGGATGTTATATCGATTATCTCAGATGGTTTCAACGTGTACTTTCCAATGGCAATATTAGCCTTCTGTTTGGCAACGTACTTTAGTCTTGGAAGTAGATTACTCTCGATGCTtgggtttcaacaattccTTGGCGATGATGAGTTAACAACTGATCTCGTTGAAGAAGGTCGTGAACTGATCAAACGAG aGCGACGTAAGCGCCAGCGCACCGAGGACTCGATGAGTCGTAGACGTGAGTTTCAAGAAAGGTTCAATAATTTAGGAACTGCATCTCGTTATAGAACAGCTAGACAAAGTACTGATACTG TGAGACCTTTGCGACGAGATGAGTCTACAGAGTCTGCAAGAGCTGGGCTTTTGCGCGATGTTGAGTCTACAGACTATTATGTTGGTGAAAGTGATCGCTACACACCGAGTAACCATTATGATCATGGATACCAAGCGGAGATTTACCACGATTTGAGTTCCGATAATCTAACCACTTATACTACGAATAGTAATCGTGTTGGACCTCCTCCAAGAGGTTTATTTGACGACATTTAA
- the LOC124409322 gene encoding dentin sialophosphoprotein-like isoform X1, with product MKILIFLIFFTFSCSEQKPLDSSKDASTEEILSVIPIDSVNDVNYQKVSTTPKINIESIQQLNNMSAISETLTVNNKNSKISPKAESVAVHSSAEPTTSSDDEVKTEKSFNGNYQTTNTPLSVYTMSNEDAVDVMLISEKDFTSSMKIFPTTDITSKNSSNNSEINPSLFTSLPSSFASSETTESVILGEIEEGSTDLEILVIPLVEQHKSNKSIQSDKSSESDESDESDEANDSDELDESDESDESDESDDSNESDDSNESDESNESNESNESNENGEFESSSVSNTDAPQNEVFETIDGNQSLRTTSALSNDESETLSSTVPQDYSLTSNPIPDDIQDEEKEESTPDLESSGNQANNSTGGSEFLVAEESSYSSAQHNSSNEMSSSDFKSLKHPGSFKKQNSTITDSHTIKNLSRTQVSSNNEKDFSNLTTKQETATTSKASTPSSSTTESTLEKEIDDEELFIHDLLDPAIVLAKRSLQNSDVFKNPSDIESDRNMYRIQETQAIGDAVNEKSERKRRDASWGSDADWSGNERMTSWRTSGSYNERRFDVSKEDTSDYQAPFRLIPVFSG from the coding sequence atgaaaatcttgaTATTCCTCATTTTCTTTACATTCTCGTGTTCTGAACAAAAACCATTGGATTCAAGCAAGGATGCATCAACGGAGGAAATACTATCTGTGATTCCAATAGATTCTGTAAACGATGTGAATTATCAGAAGGTTTCTACCACGCCAAAAATTAATATAGAATCGATTCAACAACTTAACAATATGTCGGCGATATCAGAAACCTTGACCGTCAATAAcaagaactcaaaaatttcgccaaaaGCAGAATCTGTCGCTGTCCATTCTTCTGCTGAACCAACAACTTCTAGTGATGATGAAGTAAAAACTGAGAAATCATTCAATGGGAATTATCAAACCACAAATACGCCGCTATCTGTTTATACTATGAGTAATGAAGATGCAGTTGATGTCATGCTCATTTCTGAAAAAGATTTTACTTCTTCAATGAAGATTTTTCCAACTACTGATATTACCTCGAAGAACTCTTCTAATAATTCTGAAATTAATCCAAGTTTGTTTACATCACTTCCTTCGTCATTTGCATCATCAGAAACAACTGAAAGTGTTATTCTAGGTGAAATAGAAGAAGGATCTACGGATTTGGAAATACTGGTGATTCCATTAGTTGAGCAACATAAGTCTAATAAATCTATTCAGTCTGATAAATCTAGTGAATCTGATGAATCCGACGAGTCTGATGAAGCCAACGATTCCGATGAACTCGACGAGTCTGACGAATCTGATGAATCTGATGAATCTGACGATTCCAACGAATCTGACGATTCCAACGAATCTGACGAATCTAACGAATCTAACGAATCTAACGAATCTAACGAAAATGGTGAATTTGAATCGAGCAGTGTATCAAATACAGATGCTCCACAAAATGAAGTATTTGAGACTATCGATGGCAACCAGAGTCTCAGAACCACATCAGCTTTATCTAATGACGAAAGTGAAACACTTTCTTCTACAGTCCCTCAAGATTACTCATTAACTTCAAACCCTATACCAGATGACATAcaggatgaagaaaaagaagaatctaCACCGGATCTGGAAAGCAGTGGAAATCAAGCCAACAATTCCACAGGTGGATCGGAATTTTTAGTTGCCGAAGAAAGTTCGTATAGCAGTGCACAGCATAATTCTTCTAACGAAATGAGTTCCAGTGACTTTAAATCTTTGAAGCATCCaggaagttttaaaaaacagAATTCTACCATCACTGATTCACATACAATTAAAAACTTATCCCGTACACAGGTTTCgtcaaataatgaaaaagatttCTCAAACTTGACAACAAAACAAGAAACTGCAACCACAAGTAAAGCAAGTACTCCGAGCTCCTCCACGACTGAATCGACATTAGAAAAAGAGATCGACgatgaagaattatttatacatgatCTCCTAGATCCTGCCATTGTATTAGCTAAGAGAAGTTTACAAAATTCAGATGTTTTCAAGAATCCATCAGATATCGAATCGGACAGGAACATGTACAGAATACAGGAAACTCAAGCTATTGGTGACgctgtaaatgaaaaatctgaaagaaaGCGAAGAGATGCATCCTGGGGTAGTGACGCAGATTGGTCGGGAAATGAAAGAATGACTAGCTGGAGAACTTCTGGCAGCTACAACGAAAGAAGATTCGACGTCTCCAAAGAGGATACGAGTGATTATCAAGCTCCTTTTAGGCTTATCCCTGTATTTTCTggatga
- the LOC124409322 gene encoding dentin sialophosphoprotein-like isoform X2, translating to MKILIFLIFFTFSCSEQKPLDSSKDASTEEILSVIPIDSVNDVNYQKVSTTPKINIESIQQLNNMSAISETLTVNNKNSKISPKAESVAVHSSAEPTTSSDDEVKTEKSFNGNYQTTNTPLSVYTMSNEDAVDVMLISEKDFTSSMKIFPTTDITSKNSSNNSEINPSLFTSLPSSFASSETTESVILGEIEEGSTDLEILVIPLVEQHKSNKSIQSDKSSESDESDESDEANDSDELDDSNESDDSNESDESNESNESNESNENGEFESSSVSNTDAPQNEVFETIDGNQSLRTTSALSNDESETLSSTVPQDYSLTSNPIPDDIQDEEKEESTPDLESSGNQANNSTGGSEFLVAEESSYSSAQHNSSNEMSSSDFKSLKHPGSFKKQNSTITDSHTIKNLSRTQVSSNNEKDFSNLTTKQETATTSKASTPSSSTTESTLEKEIDDEELFIHDLLDPAIVLAKRSLQNSDVFKNPSDIESDRNMYRIQETQAIGDAVNEKSERKRRDASWGSDADWSGNERMTSWRTSGSYNERRFDVSKEDTSDYQAPFRLIPVFSG from the exons atgaaaatcttgaTATTCCTCATTTTCTTTACATTCTCGTGTTCTGAACAAAAACCATTGGATTCAAGCAAGGATGCATCAACGGAGGAAATACTATCTGTGATTCCAATAGATTCTGTAAACGATGTGAATTATCAGAAGGTTTCTACCACGCCAAAAATTAATATAGAATCGATTCAACAACTTAACAATATGTCGGCGATATCAGAAACCTTGACCGTCAATAAcaagaactcaaaaatttcgccaaaaGCAGAATCTGTCGCTGTCCATTCTTCTGCTGAACCAACAACTTCTAGTGATGATGAAGTAAAAACTGAGAAATCATTCAATGGGAATTATCAAACCACAAATACGCCGCTATCTGTTTATACTATGAGTAATGAAGATGCAGTTGATGTCATGCTCATTTCTGAAAAAGATTTTACTTCTTCAATGAAGATTTTTCCAACTACTGATATTACCTCGAAGAACTCTTCTAATAATTCTGAAATTAATCCAAGTTTGTTTACATCACTTCCTTCGTCATTTGCATCATCAGAAACAACTGAAAGTGTTATTCTAGGTGAAATAGAAGAAGGATCTACGGATTTGGAAATACTGGTGATTCCATTAGTTGAGCAACATAAGTCTAATAAATCTATTCAGTCTGATAAATCTAGTGAATCTGATGAATCCGACGAGTCTGATGAAGCCAACGATTCCGATGAACTC GACGATTCCAACGAATCTGACGATTCCAACGAATCTGACGAATCTAACGAATCTAACGAATCTAACGAATCTAACGAAAATGGTGAATTTGAATCGAGCAGTGTATCAAATACAGATGCTCCACAAAATGAAGTATTTGAGACTATCGATGGCAACCAGAGTCTCAGAACCACATCAGCTTTATCTAATGACGAAAGTGAAACACTTTCTTCTACAGTCCCTCAAGATTACTCATTAACTTCAAACCCTATACCAGATGACATAcaggatgaagaaaaagaagaatctaCACCGGATCTGGAAAGCAGTGGAAATCAAGCCAACAATTCCACAGGTGGATCGGAATTTTTAGTTGCCGAAGAAAGTTCGTATAGCAGTGCACAGCATAATTCTTCTAACGAAATGAGTTCCAGTGACTTTAAATCTTTGAAGCATCCaggaagttttaaaaaacagAATTCTACCATCACTGATTCACATACAATTAAAAACTTATCCCGTACACAGGTTTCgtcaaataatgaaaaagatttCTCAAACTTGACAACAAAACAAGAAACTGCAACCACAAGTAAAGCAAGTACTCCGAGCTCCTCCACGACTGAATCGACATTAGAAAAAGAGATCGACgatgaagaattatttatacatgatCTCCTAGATCCTGCCATTGTATTAGCTAAGAGAAGTTTACAAAATTCAGATGTTTTCAAGAATCCATCAGATATCGAATCGGACAGGAACATGTACAGAATACAGGAAACTCAAGCTATTGGTGACgctgtaaatgaaaaatctgaaagaaaGCGAAGAGATGCATCCTGGGGTAGTGACGCAGATTGGTCGGGAAATGAAAGAATGACTAGCTGGAGAACTTCTGGCAGCTACAACGAAAGAAGATTCGACGTCTCCAAAGAGGATACGAGTGATTATCAAGCTCCTTTTAGGCTTATCCCTGTATTTTCTggatga